The following are encoded together in the Penicillium digitatum chromosome 3, complete sequence genome:
- a CDS encoding CHL4 family chromosome segregation protein, putative, translating into MARPKTVRAPTTASLPNNLRIPSSTPSLTKSLGKLSRQALLDLVLTWLDDGNVASFPPYLQTDEENGPDDDEALPYPAGETIEEVRQVYEDLRDRKGAKREVLERILDGDWRHGITLRQLAMADLRYIDDHPASLRWTALELSRIDKKRKNSKDPPLADWSGSVPRMQAATFVQGLQREISPLVKAHYHLAHSATLPLTFLRIFVIDSPYQSPRQAAGIFTDSSRVIYVAFPDSCPYVYTSITSSTGSKNAPSTSPVATDTRTLQRLVRDSIPKALSRPQERFSLQATSLAAKNLPTLLALRGPGRSTASNGAFSIFADAAIEGSPLDPRPSNTVSPEEHIQASHSGPAEGQKNTSGSMIRRRSSGIDPDIVSPDSKKRRLAIHSRFGTLGSSIAPAPLDLLDIRLLDNPGCNFEQDDDFDDSTSTPPAVSLTFSGSDVINGIRKLAELGIIDPGRMPSWMTGEEGVSVATVRQGHKLQKEL; encoded by the coding sequence ATGGCGCGTCCTAAAACAGTTCGCGCACCGACAACAGCCAGTCTTCCAAACAACCTCCGCATTCCCTCATCGACTCCGTCTCTCACAAAATCCCTGGGAAAACTATCCAGACAAGCACTACTGGACCTGGTACTTACATGGCTCGATGATGGAAACGTTGCCTCATTTCCACCATACCTCCAGACCGACGAAGAAAATGGCCCCGACGATGACGAAGCCCTCCCCTACCCCGCTGGGGAGACAATTGAGGAAGTCCGCCAAGTATATGAAGACCTACGGGACCGAAAGGGTGCAAAGCGTGAGGTTCTCGAACGAATCTTAGACGGGGATTGGCGGCATGGAATCACACTGCGCCAGCTGGCCATGGCAGACCTCCGCTACATAGATGACCACCCCGCCAGCCTTCGATGGACCGCACTCGAGCTCAGCCGTATTGATAAAAAGCGCAAGAACTCCAAGGACCCTCCACTCGCTGACTGGTCTGGCTCCGTACCGCGCATGCAAGCGGCAACATTTGTACAAGGCCTCCAACGAGAAATCTCCCCATTGGTCAAGGCACATTACCACCTCGCCCACTCGGCAACACTGCCGCTGACATTCCTTCGTATCTTTGTCATTGACTCGCCATATCAATCCCCTAGGCAAGCAGCCGGGATCTTCACTGATTCGTCCCGAGTCATCTACGTCGCTTTCCCGGATAGTTGCCCCTACGTCTACACTTCCATAACATCATCTACCGGATCGAAAAATGCTCCTTCGACAAGCCCAGTTGCTACTGATACTCGAACTCTTCAGCGTCTGGTACGCGATTCCATTCCCAAGGCTTTATCCCGCCCACAGGAACGATTCTCTCTGCAGGCGACATCCCTGGCAGCAAAGAATCTGCCTACACTCCTAGCCCTCCGCGGCCCGGGAAGATCAACGGCATCAAATGGCGCCTTCAGCATCTTCGCGGACGCAGCCATTGAAGGAAGTCCACTGGACCCTCGACCTTCTAATACAGTCTCGCCCGAAGAGCATATTCAAGCGAGTCATTCTGGTCCAGCAGAAGGCCAAAAAAACACAAGCGGTTCAATGATCAGACGAAGGTCCAGCGGTATAGATCCAGACATCGTCTCTCCAGATTCCAAGAAACGCCGTCTGGCCATCCACTCCCGATTCGGAACTTTGGGGTCATCAATCGCCCCGGCACCGCTGGACCTCCTTGATATCCGATTGCTCGATAACCCAGGCTGCAATTTTGAACAggatgatgattttgatgatTCTACGTCCACGCCACCTGCCGTGTCACTCACTTTCTCTGGCTCCGATGTCATAAACGGGATTCGCAAACTTGCCGAGCTAGGCATCATTGACCCTGGGCGTATGCCATCGTGGATGACTGGCGAGGAAGGAGTTAGTGTTGCGACTGTTCGACAGGGTCACAAGCTTCAAAAGGAATTATAG
- a CDS encoding Zinc finger, RING-type: MSEKRALPWLDSPPDGFFERFAHIEGRFMYMIRHNVDETANIPKMTFEVVGSTGNIYKTSIGNVPTCDCPDVRFRKVQCKHICFSLIYCQVLHAMNVAQELREMLAALSLKRILDRTTLTTTGERKPIEGECPICFHDFENKEITTWRQLCGSNLHETCFKVWEATAHASHDIVRCLYCKALWKGDEREMPHPCGEVVRAKGVRSPGRYLNVGDE; the protein is encoded by the exons ATGTCTGAGAAACGCGCACTTCCATGGCTAGATTCACCTCCCGACGGGTTCTTTGAAAGATTTGCACACATTGAAGGTCGATT CATGTATATGATTAGACACAATGTCGACGAAACCGCGAATATACCAAAAATGACGTTTGAAGTTGTAGGGTCTACTGGCAATATCTACAAAACGAGCATTGGCAACGTCCCTACCTGTGACTGTCCGGATGTCAGATTCCGGAAGGTGCAGTGTAAGCACATCTGCTTTTCGCTAATATATTGCCAAGTCCTACATGCAATGAATGTTGCTCAGGAGCTACGAGAGATGCTTGCTGCTTTGTCCTTGAAACGAATCCTGGACAGGACCACCCTTACTACCACCGGCGAAAGGAAGCCTATCGAGGGCGAATGCCCAATTTGTTTTCATGATTTCGAGAACAAGGAGATAACTACGTGGCGTCAGTTATGCGGCAGCAATCTACATGAGACTTGCTTCAAGGTGTGGGAGGCCACTGCGCATGCATCCCACGATATTGTCCGTTGCCTCTACTG CAAAGCCTTGTGGAAGGGCGATGAACGCGAAATGCCCCATCCCTGTGGAGAGGTCGTTCGAGCCAAGGGAGTCCGTAGCCCAGGGCGATATTTGAACGTGGGCGACGAGTAG